The following are from one region of the Haloactinomyces albus genome:
- a CDS encoding DUF4178 domain-containing protein → MEIIPVLLVVLLVVVVVALVIGFVVRHRSQRQESTEQEPIDPFHTGDQDSLRGDPRTLKAGDIVELRGLSYTVRGSLRLSEGGWGWSEHLLDDAKGTQVWLGVEEDPELTLSLWTPLPDSTDDSADSRDSTPRLEPGPSAIDFRGRTYTAQESGSAHYRSEATTGLNEQGTVRYHDYEAPDGSLLGFEAYGEADWEVSQGEELSRYDMLIYPASA, encoded by the coding sequence ATGGAAATAATCCCGGTCCTCCTCGTCGTGCTGCTGGTTGTCGTGGTCGTTGCCCTGGTGATCGGCTTCGTGGTACGGCACCGGTCGCAGCGGCAGGAGTCCACCGAGCAGGAACCCATCGACCCGTTCCACACCGGGGACCAGGACTCGCTGCGGGGAGATCCGCGCACCCTCAAGGCCGGTGACATCGTCGAACTGCGCGGCCTGTCCTACACGGTGCGCGGCAGCCTGCGACTGTCCGAGGGCGGCTGGGGCTGGTCCGAGCACCTCCTCGACGATGCCAAGGGCACCCAGGTGTGGCTCGGGGTCGAAGAGGACCCCGAGCTGACCCTGTCGCTGTGGACCCCGCTCCCCGACTCCACCGACGACTCGGCCGATTCCCGTGACTCGACGCCCCGGCTCGAACCCGGTCCCTCGGCGATCGATTTCCGCGGCCGTACCTACACCGCACAGGAGTCCGGTTCCGCCCACTATCGCAGTGAGGCCACCACCGGGCTGAACGAGCAGGGCACGGTTCGCTACCACGACTACGAGGCCCCGGACGGTTCACTGCTGGGCTTCGAGGCTTACGGCGAAGCGGACTGGGAGGTCAGCCAGGGCGAGGAACTCAGCCGGTACGACATGCTCATCTACCCGGCTTCAGCCTGA
- a CDS encoding DUF4247 domain-containing protein translates to MKPKFWFVIAGMTAVLALIIALVTLLSTGTGPRSYVAKNYTRAAQLDIRGDDDNKAYTSRKAPSVVSQEITSSWDPISQYVDGTGVYLRYSDDAVIIQPHRGGSVIHVMETEEAYRHYHGVVGGVWGWSSPHGQSFRGRGPGSGK, encoded by the coding sequence ATGAAACCCAAATTCTGGTTCGTCATCGCGGGTATGACGGCCGTGCTCGCGCTGATCATCGCATTGGTGACGCTCTTATCGACCGGCACCGGACCCCGCAGTTACGTGGCGAAGAACTACACCCGCGCCGCGCAGCTGGACATCCGCGGCGACGATGACAACAAGGCCTACACGAGTCGGAAAGCACCCAGTGTGGTCTCCCAGGAGATCACCTCCAGCTGGGACCCGATCTCCCAGTATGTCGACGGAACCGGGGTCTATCTGCGCTATTCCGATGACGCCGTGATCATCCAGCCGCACCGGGGCGGTTCGGTGATCCACGTGATGGAAACCGAGGAAGCCTACCGGCACTACCACGGCGTTGTGGGCGGCGTCTGGGGCTGGAGCAGCCCGCATGGCCAGAGTTTCCGCGGCCGAGGTCCGGGATCCGGTAAATGA
- a CDS encoding DUF350 domain-containing protein: MLQQLLIGLAAAVAYGVIGVGMMILGYILVDLATPGKLSDLIWVHRNPNAALLLVSGLAGVGIILTTAIAASSDDLVAGLIGTLAYGLLGLIMMSLSFLLIDVFTPGKLGDELSTERFHPGTWVSAGAHVVIAVIIAAAIW, encoded by the coding sequence TTGCTCCAGCAACTGCTCATCGGACTGGCCGCCGCAGTCGCATACGGCGTGATCGGCGTGGGCATGATGATCCTCGGCTACATCCTCGTCGATCTCGCCACGCCCGGAAAACTCAGTGACCTGATCTGGGTACACCGCAACCCGAACGCCGCTCTGCTCCTCGTGTCCGGTTTGGCCGGTGTCGGCATCATCCTGACCACGGCGATCGCCGCGAGCTCCGACGACCTGGTGGCCGGACTGATCGGCACACTCGCCTACGGGCTGCTCGGACTGATCATGATGAGCCTGTCGTTCCTGCTCATCGACGTGTTCACTCCCGGAAAGCTGGGTGACGAACTGTCCACCGAGCGGTTCCACCCGGGCACCTGGGTGTCCGCGGGCGCGCACGTGGTGATTGCCGTCATCA